The Oryctolagus cuniculus chromosome 4, mOryCun1.1, whole genome shotgun sequence genomic sequence tcattcattgattcatcTTTTCATTCAACAGTCTGGGCATCCGACCGACCTAGGTGCTGGGGAAATGTGACCTAGGTGTGGCCTGAGGtcgcaggcagggagagagacagagcaggcaGCACAGGTGCCTATACTGCCCAGATGACCATAATCCCTCCCGCGTGCTGCCAAGGGAGCACCTCCgcggctgcccccgcccccccccccctttccggATACAGACCTCCTCTCGAATCCCCGTGTGGACCCCGGCTCCTGAATCAAGTACAGGCTCCTCTGTCTAGCAGACAAGGCCCTCCCTCCTATTCCAGCCCTTGAGCCCCTTCCCGCACCTGGTACCGAACTGGCCACACTGACAGGTCCTTTTGCACCTCCCTTCCCTGTCTTCCCATCTCTGAGAAGATAATCGGTACCTGTCCTTTAAGAGCCATTCAAATGTCATTCGTTGGGAACCCCTGCCTGATCCCTCCCCAACACATAATGGCTAATTGCACTGCTGCAGTGCGCTCCAGCCTTTTGTGCTACCTTCTTGCAGCCTCACTAGGGGGTCTGCATGTCTGGGTCCCCCGCTGGAGCTTGGCAGCATCTCCTAGGGAACCTAGCAGGCAGGGACCCCctgagagctgggggaggggatggaAACCCAGCCCCTCGCCAGGTTCTGTGGCTTGCACttcatccttttatttattcatccataCATTCTTTTGATTCCTGCCCATGGGATTTACCATCTAAGTAAGAAGGACAGAATCAGAGAGTTGGCATAAAGCCAGCAGGTGGTTCAGAGCCATAGTGAGTTCTGGGCCAAGGGCCAGGAATATTCcagaaggagacagaggcagcATTTGACTGAAAGGAAGGCTAGGGCTTGGTGAAATGGAGAGTAGAGGCAGTGGTATAAACCAAGGTTTGTAAGTAGATTATATTGGGTAACACAATACTTCCTGTGTGTAGTGATTTATAATCTACAACGCCCTGTCACTGGTGTCCCTCGTTGAATCCAGAGAAGTCAGTAATGCAAGTGttactctctttccctctttcataGGTGAGGAAAATAATAGCAACATGTTTAGATGCTGGGAGCCTtgtatacattatttcatttattctgtgccacaatgtttgAGGTATGGTTCTTATGATCCCCACTCTATGGATAAGGAAGCAAGAGTTACCAAAGGACATCCTTAGAAGTCACAGAGTTGGGACAGAAACACCTGACACTGTGCTGTCGCCGTGGATCCTGCCACCCCCAAGCCTGGGCAGGCTGGGAGGAaagcccctttctccctcctttccttcctcccttctttttcttcccttcatttATACAGCAAGGATCTCTCAAAATGAGTCTTGTAGAGGAGTGAGGTACAGTAAGAGCTGTGAAGGCAGGCTGGTGCAGGGCCATGTGCATGGGTCCACACCTGGGCATCATCCCTGTAACAGTAGCAGGGACTGCTGCGgctcccccagcctccttccCAGTACACTTGTGTCTAAAGGAAGCGGTTGCTTGGTATACAGCTGCAGCGCTGTGTACCCCAGCCTGCCTCCATGTTCACTGCTGCCACTAAGCTCCTCCTGGAGCCACCCTTGGTGGGCGCCCTCGATGAATCATGAGCAGGGACCTATGTCACGGGGAGCTGTGCAGCCCCAAGgcagagtccttttttttttttttttaatatttatttgaaagagttacacagagagagaaggagagagagagagagagagatatcttccatccgctggttcactccccaattggctacaacagctggagctgtgctgatccaaagccaggagcaggaccttcttctgggtctcccacacaggtgcagggagccaaggacttgggccatcttctactgtttcccaggccacagcagagagctggatcagaagtggagcatctgggtctcaaactggcgcccacagggcatgccagcactgcaggcgacggctttacccattatgctacagcaccagctccaaggcAGAGTTCTTTAGGAAAAAATGGTGTCCAAGGTTGACTGGGAAGGGGCAGGCAGCGGCAGAGGGACACAGAAGTCCTTGGGAATGGAGTGGCCCCCCTGTCCCTCAGCCATCCACTAGCAGGGGCAGCCGGGTCCTTCCACCAACCGCCTTTCCTACCATCACTCACCTCATGTCCCATCAGCTTAGCGCCCGCCGGCCTCGCCCAGCCTCCCAGAGTCAGTGCCAGTCTGCATCTCCCACCTCCcctgtctcctctgcttccagcttcctctgACCCCGTTTCTCACTCATCATAGGTCATCTTGTCCTGGATCTGGCCCAGGCCCGCTCTACACTGGTGCTGCCCACGGGCCTTATAGCTGCAGCTGGCACCATGACAGTGACCCTGTGCAGCAGCCGGGAGCTGCCCTCAAGGCCTGACGGGGTGCTGCACGTGGCCCTGCCCACCGTGCTCACCCCGCTGGTCCCGCCGGGCCTGCCAGGGCCCCCCAGGCCTCCGGGGCTCTGTGACGACAGGTTGGGCCTATGGTGATTCTCTTCGTCCCTTCCTCGGCTTCTCTGGGTCTAGTGCGGGTGAGGGGGCTTCGGCAGGGTGAGCAAGGGCTGGGGCCGGTCAGCCAGAGGGTCCAGGGGCCTGGATGGTGGTCCAGTGACCCTCCTCGTGCTGCCTTCCAGCCCCACCAGCTGCTTCGGGGTGGGCAGCCCCCAGGAGGaagggctggcctgggaggagccgGCTGCCCCTCGAGATGTGTTCTCGGGCCCTGCCCGCTGCCCTGCTCCCTACACCTTCTCCTTCGAGATGCTGGTGACGGGGCCGTGCCTGCTTGCAGGTGGGTGCCTCTGGCCTCACCTGCTTCACGTGCCCCCCTCTCCCAGGACAGCTGACTGGGAAAGAGTTtgaggctcagggaggggaggggcctgggacaAGAAGAAGACAAGGACCTAAGCCTTAGGAACCCCCAGCCCAACAGTAGGAAGATCCCCTGGCCACTTTATCAGGGGAATTTGTTTGTTTCCCACCCTGCCTGCCAGGGGGATGAGAGTTATTTACAGTGGGACCCGGCCACATGGTGCCCTGGACTTCCCTTGGATAAGAGGCGGGGACAGGGTGCTGGGTCTGCAACTGGTTAGCTTCTACCTCTTTGACCAGCCGGACACAGATCTGGGGACTGACTTCCACAAAAGCAGGGAGGTCTCGCCCCATGCCTCTGAGCCCGTGGATCAGACTGAGAGCTGAGCGCAGTCAGCCGGGACCCCCACCCACAGCCGGTGTCATGTGAGAGGGTGGGGTTTGTGCTCTTAGTCCTGGCATGGGGTAGGGGGACCGtcacctctccctgtctctgtgccccCCAGGCCTGGAGAGCCCCTCTCATGCCCTGCGGGCAGACGCCCCCCCTCACGCCAGCTCTGCAGCCACCATCTGTGTCACCCTGGCAGAGGGCCACAGCTGTGACCGGGCCTTGGAGATCCTGCTGCATCCCAGTGGTGAGAGACTGCCCAGGCCAATTCCGATCCACTTCAGGACAGCGGGCAGCAGTTGTCGAGTATCGATTTTGGGACCCACAGCCAGAGGCAGTGAGGGATGTGTGGGAGGGCGCCCCGGGGTGCAAGGGTCCTCCCAGGACGGTGGGACTGGGCAAGCGGTGCCCTGAGAGTGGTGTCCCTTCCTGTCAGAGCCCCACCAGCCCCACCTGATGCTGGAGTCCGGCAGCCTGAGCGCAGCGGAATACGAGGCCCAGGTGAGGGCCCGCCGGGATTTCCAGAGGCTGCAGCGGAGGGACAGCGATGGGGACCGGCAGGTACGGCTGCCTGGGGTCCAGGCCCAGCGCCTGGCTTCATTATTGACTGCATTTGTGCATAAGGGGCTGGCGAGCATGGGTAGGGAcctgctttctctctccataGCTGCCACCCCACATCCCAGAGGACAGAGGAGGTTTGGCACAGGAGGGCCCCGTGTGTGTCTCTCTGGCCGTGTCTCAGAGGATGGAGGCAGCCACCTGTCCCTGCCCTTCTGCAAATGACCCCCAGATGGAGAAAGCCTGCGAGGCCGGGTCCTGCTGCTCCCTTCCCCCAGGGGACAGAGGTGCCTTAACCGTGGCCCTGGTTGATGCGGGGGCTCCCGTGCGCAGGTGTGGTTCCTGCAGCGACGCTTCCACAAGGACATCCTGCTAAACCCGGTGCTGGTGCTGAGCTTCTGCCCGGACCTGAGCGCCAAGCCTGGCCACCTGGGCACAGCGACTCGGGAGCTCCTCTTCCTGCTGGATGGCAGCAGCGCGGCGCACAAGGCCTGTGGGGGCACAGTGTGGGCAGGCCGggggcagagggggctggggcgGCGCGGCCAAGCCAGGGGTCTCCATGTGGCAGCTCCTCAGGCAGGCCCCAACCTGACATACATACTTTCTCACTGACTCGCCCCcttgtgctcacacacacatacctctcCCAGGTCCCATAGGCCTTTCCCACACAGAGTGACCCTCGGTCACCCCGATCACAGAGACCCCAAGCATCTCCTGTACCTCCAGAGGCCCCGGAACAAACGTCCACATACAGTTCCTCGCACTCCCAGGAGCACGTGGTGCAGGCTACTCCCCCCCCACATGCAGCCCCCCACATCTTGTCCAGCCCCTCATTGTAATCGCAGCCTGGAGAAGGCAAGCAATCCCCTGCTGTCTGCCAGTGTCCGCGGGGCCTGCCTCACTAGCTGCCTCCCTGGCTCTCCCCAGGACGCCATTGTTTTGGCTGTgaagtccctcccaccccagacGCTGGTCAACTTGGCCGTGTTCGGGACCTCAGTGCAGCCGCTCTTCTCAGAGAGCCGGCCTTGCAGTGATGTGAGTGTGGCCCATGGACCTGGGGCTTCGtggggctgccccagcccagtGTGGCCCAGCCACGCCTTCTCTCCGCAGGATACCATGCAGCTGCTCTGTGACAGCATCGAGACCCTGCAGGCTGCGAGTGGCCCCCCAGATGTGCTGGCTGCACTGCACTGGGCCATGGGGcagccccagcacagggcccaCCCTCGGCAGCTGTTCCTGCTCACCGCGGCCTCGCCCATGGCCACCACTGCCCACCAAACCCTGGAGCTCATGAGGTGGCACAGGGGGACAGCCAGGTATGGAGTGGGCAGAGCCAGGTGCCTGAGACTTCCCCTGCCAGCAAGGGGCTCCTGACGGTCATACCTGCCTCCCTTTTcccgccaggtgcttctcctttgGCCTGGGGCCAGCCTGTCACCAGCTGCTCCGGGGTCTGTCTGCCCTCAGCAGGGGCCAGGCCTACTTCCCGAAGCCTGGGGAGAGGCTGCAGCCCATGGTGAGTTTGGGCCTGGACCCTGTGCCCTACTCCTGGAAGTACACATCGAGGCGGAAACCCTGGTTATGGAGtctccaggccccctccccagaaTTCCTTCCCACTCCAAACCCTCCCCTCCCTGAGATGCCAGTCAGGGGAAGGGCCACCGGTGCAGCCGCAGGTTTGGGCACACAGCGTCTGCTCACCCCCAAATCTTACTCCCTTTTGTCCCGAGGCTGAGCCTCACCCTTACAGCCTTGCTCCATCCACATAGCCAGCTCAGACCACGAGACAGCCTAAGCCCTAAGACGGAACACGTTCAGCCCTGTTGCTTGCCCTGTTGTTCCTTGTCCCAACCGTAGCTCAACCCTGGTCCCCCTGGACCTGGGGGCCCAGGGGATGGAGTTGGAAGCGCGGCCTTCCTGCTCTGTCACCGTGTGACACCTCTTCCTCCGCCCTGGCCCCCCTCTGACCACTCCCCACAGCTGGTGCAGGCCCTGCGGAAGGCCCTGGAGCCCGCTCTGAGTGACATCTCCGTGGACTGGTTTGTGCCTGACGCCGTGGAGGCTCTGCTGACGCCCCGAGAGATCCCAGCACTCTACCCCGGGGACCAGCTACTTGGTTATTGCTCGCTTTTCAGGGTGGACGGCTTCCGGCCCCGCCCACCAGGGGTAGGCCTGGGCTGGGTGCTGCTGTTGGTGGGCCTGGATGTCTCCTGTCCCCTGGGCCTCTCTCTGCCAAGCTCCCCCATGGTGTCCCCTAGGGCTGCATAGGGGCCACACTGAGCTCCCCCAGGCAGCTCCACCCTGCCCCGCGGGGGGTCTTCCACTGAGTTGTCTTGTACAGTGTGGCCCTTGGCTTTTCCCAAAGGTCACTGAAGCACCTGGCCACAGGAACAGCTCCACCATTTGCTGTGAGCTTTCTGTCAATGCTTGCTGCTCACTACTTCTCACAGTGCCCTGTGGCAAGCTCCCTCCAGCGCGTTTCCTGGGGCACTCAGTGAGACCTGAGCACAAGGCAGGCACCGACCGGGCCCCCGCCTCTGCCACCAGCTTGCCGCGTGCTGCGGGCAAGCCGCCAGGCCTGTCCGAGCCCAGTTCCTCACGGGGAAATGACGTTGCTCGGGGGTTGGTTGTTGTCGTCAGAGGGGCCCCTGGCAGGATGGATCCCTGGTGCTCAGTGCAAGTTCAAGAACTAGGTTTATGGTTTTAAGAAAAGCTGTCTCTCGGTGGCACTGAGCACGCTTTTCCTTTCTGAGCTCGAGGGCTGACACAGACCGCTCTGCCGATCCTAGAGCTATCCATCTGTCCAGCTAGCGTGTTTGCGCGTCCCCCTTCCTTAGCGCTGGGCTTTCTTTTCTGCTGTAGCAGCTTTATTGCTCCCTGCTTGTGCCACCTGAAAATCCTTTTTGGAGAGGTGGTGTGTAGCAACAATCAATTTTTTCTCCCATGATATTCTCCtagggccaggagcctggctggCAGAGCGTGGGCGGCTCGGTGTTCCCATCCCCGGAGGAGGCGCCATCTGCCACCAGCCCTGGCACCGAGCCCACTGGCACCTCTGAGCCACTGAGGACAGGCACCGCGTCAGCAGAGCTGTCCagcccatgggctgcaggggacTCAGAGCTGAGTGAGTGGCCGgggatgtgtgtgcgtgtgtagcTGTGTTGGAGGACTGGGCAGTGGAAGGGGTCAGGGCTAGGACCATTCCCTCACCTCCCAGCAGGTACTGATGCTCTGACAGACCCAGTCACGGACCCTGGGCCCAACCCCTGCTCGGACACGGCCATATGGCGCCGCATCTTCCAGTCCTCCTACATCAGGGAGCAGTACGTGCTCACACACTGCTCTGCAAGCCCTGAGCCGGGCCCAAGCTCCACGGGCAGCAGCGAGTCCCCAGGCTCGCAGGGCCCTGGCTCCCCCGAGGGCAGTGCTCTCCTGGAACCCCCTTCTCAGCAGGGCTGCcgcagcctggcctggggagaACCTGCAGGCTCCCGCTCCTGCCCCCTACCTGCACCCCCCCAGACTCCATTCAAGGTGAGCCAGCCCATTCACCCACTGTGTATCCAGCAAATGCTTATTtaccacctgctgtgtgccagagtGCAATGTTTATTATGAAGTCTAGCTAGAGAGACCGATGGATGTCTCTACAATGCAACAATCAGTGATGGGGACACGGTATCATGGGGTGCAGTCAGGGTAACTCTGAGCCAGGAAAGAGCGAGACATTCTGGGGGTAGGAGTTGGTAGCCAGGCAAAGAGGGAGGAGGTAAACAGAGACAAGTAACAACTCCAAGTGGGAAGTAGGGATTGGAGATGACCCCGGGAAGGGGGGCAGAGCTTGGCCTGTTTCCGGAGGGTGGGGAGCAGACACCCAGGGTTTCACAGCAGGGGCATGTGGCCAGCGGCGTCTGTAGGACAGCCAAGGAGCTCTCCTTTCCTGGATCAGTGGCCCCCACATTTCacaagcaggtggtggctttgagCACTGAGGTGCTAGGCCGTCGTCACAGAGCGGCTCTGGCGGGCCGAAGCCTTTCATCCCCTCCAAGCCGGGCAAACCCAGCCACCCACCGACCACGGCGGCATCCCTCGCTGGGTGCAGCACCAGatgggccaggcctggaaccaggccaacagctgggacagggcctggATGACTCAGGTAAGAGTTGGAGGGGGGCCGGGTTCCGGACACCAGGGAAGCCTTGTGGAGGTGGAGCCCAAGGCACCACTGCCGGTGGCCCTTCTCTCCCCAGGAAacctgctctccccagcccccatggACTGGGACATGTTGATGGAACCACCCTTCTTGTTCACCGCTGCGCCCCCCAGTGGGGAGTCAGCGGCCCCAGCAGTGCCACCACCTCCCCAGGTTCCGCACTGCCATGTGGTGATCCGGGCCCTGTGTGGAGAGCAGCCCATGTGCTGGGAAGTGGGTGTTGGGCTGGAGACACTGTGGGGGTCTGAGGATGGCTCACAGCCACCATCACGCCCTGGAAGAGAAGCTGCTTGGGACCAAGCACTCCATAGACTGACCGCAGCCTCTGTGGTCCGTGACAACGAGCAGCTGGCTCTCCGAGGGGCAGAGACCACGGCTGACCGGGGTGAGTTAGCAGCAGGCTGTCAGGGCCGGGGGGTGAGGGGGGCACATGGGGTGCAAAGTGGCAGAGGTAGAGGTctgtgcttttgattttttttttaaagatttatttattgatttgaaagagcaacagcaagacagggagagacagagacagagagatcttctatccactagttcactcctcagatgcctgcaaacagccaggtttgagtcaggctgaagccaagaaccaagaactccatctgggtctcccatatgggtggcaggggcctacgcacgtgggccaccttctggtGCCTTCCCACTAGCAGGGatgctggaccagaagcagagtagccagagtggaaccagtgctcctgtatgggatgctgcactgcaacACCAGGTCCTTACTGCTTGTACACCTCACTTCATTAACAAAGGGTCTGAGCTGGCTCACCGTTTTCACAAGACAAAAACTTAAGCAGTGCagaggggaaaatgaaaataaaaggcagCTGAGAACGAGGTTATATTCCAGACACATGCGTGAGGTTACATTTCCTTGAAAGCATGGGATGCAAGACTGGTAAGCTTCCTGGCAGCCAACACGGCGCCCACAACATAAAAACATCTTTGTCACTCAGGAAAAGATGACTAAAACGGTAAGCTGGCATCTCAGTTCCTCAGGTGCCCTGGCCACACCTGAAGTGTGACTGGCAGCTGCCATACTGGATCATGCGGATATGGGACATTTCCGTCCTCACAGAAAGTTCTACTGGACAGTGCTGCAGGGACTGGAGGGAAAGGCACCAGCCAATGCTTCCTCTGGGTGCTGTCCACGCGGCTGGATTTCTGGGTTTCCAAGGAACCCTAGTCCTGCTGAGGGCTGAAGGTTCAGCCTGACCGCGTGTCAATGTAGGAGTGGGGTGCTGAGCTGCTCTGGGCCTCAGAAGGCACTTCTCTCTGTTCCAGAAGGGACACACCGAGAGAAGCTGGGGGAAACACAGCCGTTCCCCTCCATGGAgccctccacagaggtgggtggAGGGACTCCAGCAGGCTACCCCTTGGTTTCACAGTTCATGCTCGGAGGTCCTGGCTTCGAGCCCTTCAGACAAGCAAGGtcagctctgccccctcctgcTTCACCTGCCCCGTAGCTGTGGATGCTACCACCAGAGAGGTCCTACCTGAggccctgcaggtgcagagctcaGGTAGGGGCCCTCCCTGGTGACTCTGGGTGCAGCGCGCACTGCATTGGCCATCTTTCAGACAAACCTCACTCCTGTCTCTTGTGCTCCTGCAGAGCCGCCCGAGCCCCCAGGTGCCCTTCCTGCCTCTCAAGGCCATCTCACTGCAGCTCCGCTGTACACAGGCATCCCCTCGAACGGTAAGTCAGCGTGGGCAGTGAGGAGTGCCTGAGGCACAGAGGCCGCCTGCTAGCGCGGGTGGGTCTCACCACTGGACCTCATGGGGCCTCTCCAGCAGGTGCCTGCAACTCGGACCAAAACAGCAACGCCAAGGCTGCTTTGAGGGACCCCGCATCCCCTACTGGAGGTCCTCGCCACCTGCCCCCACAGCCTCCCTCGAGGCTCAGCTTGGGCCGCCGGCGCGGACTCCACAGCCCTTCCCCAGGCCACGCCTGCGAGGCCAGCAGTGAAGGCAGCGACCACGACTACCTGCCCCTGGTGAGGACTCGGGAGGTGGAGGGCGGCGTCGCCAGGGCCAGAGCGCTGTCTCAGCTCgcttctccccccacctcctctctcctCAGGTGCGGCTGCAGGAGGCGCCAGGGTCCTTCCGCCTGGACGCGCCCTTCTGCGCGGCGGTGTGCATTCCGCAGGAGCGCCTGTGCCGAGCCTCGCCCTTCGCAGCGCACCGcgccagcctcagccccacctcGGCCTCATCTCCCTGGGCACTTCTGGGCCCTAGTGTTGGCCAGGGAGACAGTGCCACAGCCTCCTGCAGCCCATCCCCCAGCTCGGGCTCCGAGGGGCCAGGACAGGTGGACAGTGGGCGAGGCTCAGACACTGAAACCTCCGAGGGGGCAGGAGGGCTGGGTGGTGCTGACCTGCGGGGCCGCACCTGGGCCACGGCTGTGGCCCTTGCGTGGCTAGAGCATCGCTGTGCCGCCGCTTTCACCGAGTGGGAACTGACGGCGGCCAAGGCTGATTGCTGGCTGcgggcccagcacctgccagaTGGCCTTGATCTGGCAGCCCTTAAGGCCGCCGCCAGGGGGCTCTTCTTGCTGCTGCgccactgggaccagaacctgcaGCTACACCTACTGTGTTACAGCCCCGCCAACGTGTGAAAGCTGCCTGCTCCTTGGGCTGGCTCCCCCGGCAACATGCTCAAGTCACTGCCGCCCAGCGCTGGCCTCTCCATGCGGGAAAGGGGTAGGCTGGC encodes the following:
- the VWA5B2 gene encoding von Willebrand factor A domain-containing protein 5B2 isoform X4, translating into MGCARVGRGAPHGLPLSRHRSHSPSRRPSSGSLPPPPPWPAALSAPGSDEAPREEDRGPSGARPGAGVRFAAGPPQLVKHPLPQRRPPGIMPGLYCPSSWTPLPLTDSCVRACANGPCLSLRARLTYHNPQPQPVDGVFVYPLAEAEVVSGFEAEAAGRRVSFQLQSRRRSQPACCRALGPGLGAFTPRRCAQGHLVLDLAQARSTLVLPTGLIAAAGTMTVTLCSSRELPSRPDGVLHVALPTVLTPLVPPGLPGPPRPPGLCDDSPTSCFGVGSPQEEGLAWEEPAAPRDVFSGPARCPAPYTFSFEMLVTGPCLLAGLESPSHALRADAPPHASSAATICVTLAEGHSCDRALEILLHPSEPHQPHLMLESGSLSAAEYEAQVRARRDFQRLQRRDSDGDRQVWFLQRRFHKDILLNPVLVLSFCPDLSAKPGHLGTATRELLFLLDGSSAAHKDAIVLAVKSLPPQTLVNLAVFGTSVQPLFSESRPCSDVSVAHGPGASWGCPSPVWPSHAFSPQDTMQLLCDSIETLQAASGPPDVLAALHWAMGQPQHRAHPRQLFLLTAASPMATTAHQTLELMRWHRGTARCFSFGLGPACHQLLRGLSALSRGQAYFPKPGERLQPMLVQALRKALEPALSDISVDWFVPDAVEALLTPREIPALYPGDQLLGYCSLFRVDGFRPRPPGGQEPGWQSVGGSVFPSPEEAPSATSPGTEPTGTSEPLRTGTASAELSSPWAAGDSELTGTDALTDPVTDPGPNPCSDTAIWRRIFQSSYIREQYVLTHCSASPEPGPSSTGSSESPGSQGPGSPEGSALLEPPSQQGCRSLAWGEPAGSRSCPLPAPPQTPFKVVALSTEVLGRRHRAALAGRSLSSPPSRANPATHRPRRHPSLGAAPDGPGLEPGQQLGQGLDDSGNLLSPAPMDWDMLMEPPFLFTAAPPSGESAAPAVPPPPQVPHCHVVIRALCGEQPMCWEVGVGLETLWGSEDGSQPPSRPGREAAWDQALHRLTAASVVRDNEQLALRGAETTADRVHARRSWLRALQTSKVSSAPSCFTCPVAVDATTREVLPEALQVQSSEPPEPPGALPASQGHLTAAPLYTGIPSNAGACNSDQNSNAKAALRDPASPTGGPRHLPPQPPSRLSLGRRRGLHSPSPGHACEASSEGSDHDYLPLVRLQEAPGSFRLDAPFCAAVCIPQERLCRASPFAAHRASLSPTSASSPWALLGPSVGQGDSATASCSPSPSSGSEGPGQVDSGRGSDTETSEGAGGLGGADLRGRTWATAVALAWLEHRCAAAFTEWELTAAKADCWLRAQHLPDGLDLAALKAAARGLFLLLRHWDQNLQLHLLCYSPANV
- the VWA5B2 gene encoding von Willebrand factor A domain-containing protein 5B2 isoform X13, whose product is MPGLYCPSSWTPLPLTDSCVRACANGPCLSLRARLTYHNPQPQPVDGVFVYPLAEAEVVSGFEAEAAGRRVSFQLQSRRRSQPACCRALGPGLGAFTPRRCAQGHLVLDLAQARSTLVLPTGLIAAAGTMTVTLCSSRELPSRPDGVLHVALPTVLTPLVPPGLPGPPRPPGLCDDRLGLCPTSCFGVGSPQEEGLAWEEPAAPRDVFSGPARCPAPYTFSFEMLVTGPCLLAGLESPSHALRADAPPHASSAATICVTLAEGHSCDRALEILLHPSEPHQPHLMLESGSLSAAEYEAQVRARRDFQRLQRRDSDGDRQVWFLQRRFHKDILLNPVLVLSFCPDLSAKPGHLGTATRELLFLLDGSSAAHKDAIVLAVKSLPPQTLVNLAVFGTSVQPLFSESRPCSDVSVAHGPGASWGCPSPVWPSHAFSPQDTMQLLCDSIETLQAASGPPDVLAALHWAMGQPQHRAHPRQLFLLTAASPMATTAHQTLELMRWHRGTARCFSFGLGPACHQLLRGLSALSRGQAYFPKPGERLQPMLVQALRKALEPALSDISVDWFVPDAVEALLTPREIPALYPGDQLLGYCSLFRVDGFRPRPPGGQEPGWQSVGGSVFPSPEEAPSATSPGTEPTGTSEPLRTGTASAELSSPWAAGDSELTGTDALTDPVTDPGPNPCSDTAIWRRIFQSSYIREQYVLTHCSASPEPGPSSTGSSESPGSQGPGSPEGSALLEPPSQQGCRSLAWGEPAGSRSCPLPAPPQTPFKVVALSTEVLGRRHRAALAGRSLSSPPSRANPATHRPRRHPSLGAAPDGPGLEPGQQLGQGLDDSGNLLSPAPMDWDMLMEPPFLFTAAPPSGESAAPAVPPPPQVPHCHVVIRALCGEQPMCWEVGVGLETLWGSEDGSQPPSRPGREAAWDQALHRLTAASVVRDNEQLALRGAETTADRVHARRSWLRALQTSKVSSAPSCFTCPVAVDATTREVLPEALQVQSSEPPEPPGALPASQGHLTAAPLYTGIPSNAGACNSDQNSNAKAALRDPASPTGGPRHLPPQPPSRLSLGRRRGLHSPSPGHACEASSEGSDHDYLPLVRLQEAPGSFRLDAPFCAAVCIPQERLCRASPFAAHRASLSPTSASSPWALLGPSVGQGDSATASCSPSPSSGSEGPGQVDSGRGSDTETSEGAGGLGGADLRGRTWATAVALAWLEHRCAAAFTEWELTAAKADCWLRAQHLPDGLDLAALKAAARGLFLLLRHWDQNLQLHLLCYSPANV
- the VWA5B2 gene encoding von Willebrand factor A domain-containing protein 5B2 isoform X6; this encodes MGCARVGRGAPHGLPLSRHRSHSPSRRPSSGSLPPPPPWPAALSAPGSDEAPREEDRGPSGARPGAGVRFAAGPPQLVKHPLPQRRPPGIMPGLYCPSSWTPLPLTDSCVRACANGPCLSLRARLTYHNPQPQPVDGVFVYPLAEAEVVSGFEAEAAGRRVSFQLQSRRRSQPACCRALGPGLGAFTPRRCAQGHLVLDLAQARSTLVLPTGLIAAAGTMTVTLCSSRELPSRPDGVLHVALPTVLTPLVPPGLPGPPRPPGLCDDRLGLCPTSCFGVGSPQEEGLAWEEPAAPRDVFSGPARCPAPYTFSFEMLVTGPCLLAGLESPSHALRADAPPHASSAATICVTLAEGHSCDRALEILLHPSEPHQPHLMLESGSLSAAEYEAQVRARRDFQRLQRRDSDGDRQVWFLQRRFHKDILLNPVLVLSFCPDLSAKPGHLGTATRELLFLLDGSSAAHKDAIVLAVKSLPPQTLVNLAVFGTSVQPLFSESRPCSDDTMQLLCDSIETLQAASGPPDVLAALHWAMGQPQHRAHPRQLFLLTAASPMATTAHQTLELMRWHRGTARCFSFGLGPACHQLLRGLSALSRGQAYFPKPGERLQPMLVQALRKALEPALSDISVDWFVPDAVEALLTPREIPALYPGDQLLGYCSLFRVDGFRPRPPGGQEPGWQSVGGSVFPSPEEAPSATSPGTEPTGTSEPLRTGTASAELSSPWAAGDSELSTDALTDPVTDPGPNPCSDTAIWRRIFQSSYIREQYVLTHCSASPEPGPSSTGSSESPGSQGPGSPEGSALLEPPSQQGCRSLAWGEPAGSRSCPLPAPPQTPFKVVALSTEVLGRRHRAALAGRSLSSPPSRANPATHRPRRHPSLGAAPDGPGLEPGQQLGQGLDDSGNLLSPAPMDWDMLMEPPFLFTAAPPSGESAAPAVPPPPQVPHCHVVIRALCGEQPMCWEVGVGLETLWGSEDGSQPPSRPGREAAWDQALHRLTAASVVRDNEQLALRGAETTADRVHARRSWLRALQTSKVSSAPSCFTCPVAVDATTREVLPEALQVQSSEPPEPPGALPASQGHLTAAPLYTGIPSNAGACNSDQNSNAKAALRDPASPTGGPRHLPPQPPSRLSLGRRRGLHSPSPGHACEASSEGSDHDYLPLVRLQEAPGSFRLDAPFCAAVCIPQERLCRASPFAAHRASLSPTSASSPWALLGPSVGQGDSATASCSPSPSSGSEGPGQVDSGRGSDTETSEGAGGLGGADLRGRTWATAVALAWLEHRCAAAFTEWELTAAKADCWLRAQHLPDGLDLAALKAAARGLFLLLRHWDQNLQLHLLCYSPANV